In Thamnophis elegans isolate rThaEle1 chromosome 13, rThaEle1.pri, whole genome shotgun sequence, one DNA window encodes the following:
- the TOP3B gene encoding DNA topoisomerase 3-beta-1: MKVVLMVAEKPSLAQSIAKILSRGNMSSRKGLNGACSVYEFTGLFIGQSVHFKMTSVCGHVMTLDFIGKYNNWDKVDPAELFSKAPTEKKEANPKLNMVKFLQVEGRGCDYVVLWLDCDKEGENICFEVLDATLPVMNKPRGGEKTIYRAKFSSITDTDICNAMNQLGEPNHNEALSVDARQELDLRIGCAFTRFQTKYFQGKYGNLDSSLISFGPCQTPTLGFCVERHDKIQSFKPETYWVLQAKVTPEKDSCLTLEWDRVRIFDREIAQMFLNLTKMAKEAKVESVSKKEKVKQRPLALNTVEMLRVASAALGMGPQHTMQIAERLYTQGYISYPRTETTHYPENFDLKGPLRQQANNPYWAESVKTLLAEGINRPRKGHDAGDHPPITPMRAASEAELGSDGWRLFEYITRHFIATISADCKYLQTTIACSVATERFTCIGKTVLSPGFTEVMPWQSIPLEESLPICDRGDLFPVSEVKLLEKQTCPPDYLTEAELITLMEKHGIGTDASIPVHINNICQRNYVTVEAGRRLKPTNLGIVLVHGYYKIDAELVLPTIRSAVEKQLNLIAQGKANFNQVLEHTLDIFKRKFHYFVDSIAGMDELMEVSFSPLAATGKPLSRCGKCHRFMKYIQAKPSRLHCSHCDETYSLPQNGTIKLYKELRCPLDDFELVLWSSGSRGKSYPLCPYCYNNPPFRDMKKGMGCNECTHPNCQHSLNLLGIGQCVECESGVLVLDPISGPKWKMACNKCNVVVHFFENAHRVRVSAETCDTCDAALVDVDFNKAKSPLPGGETQHAGCVFCDPVFQDLVELKHAAMKHPMHRGGQGKRQGRGRGGKGRRLGGRQPPKKPKDKMAALAAYFV; encoded by the exons ATGAAGGTGGTCCTTATGGTAGCTGAGAAGCCCTCTCTGGCTCAGTCCATCGCCAAAATTCTTTCAAGAG GAAACATGTCGTCTCGCAAAGGGTTAAACGGGGCGTGTTCTGTCTATGAATTCACCGGCCTTTTCATTGGACAAAGCGTCCACTTCAAGATGACGTCAgtatgtggtcatgtgatgacaCTGGATTTTATAG GAAAATACAACAACTGGGATAAAGTTGACCCCGCAGAACTTTTTAGTAAAGCGCCAACCGAAAAGAAAGAAGCCAACCCAAAGCTAAACATGGTGAAATTTTTACAG GTGGAAGGGAGAGGTTGCGATTACGTTGTTCTGTGGCTGGATTGCGACAAGGAAGGAGAAAACATATGCTTTGAG GTCCTGGATGCAACTCTCCCCGTGATGAATAAACCTCGTGGAGGTGAGAAGACGATCTACCGAGCCAAATTCAGCTCCATCACCGACACGGATATCTGCAACGCCATGAACCAATTGGGTGAACCCAACCACAATGAAGCTCTGTCGGTTGACGCACGACAAGAGTTAGATTTGAGGATCGGCTGTGCCTTTACGAG GTTTCAGACAAAATATTTCCAGGGCAAATATGGCAATCTAGACAGCTCGCTGATCTCCTTTGGGCCTTGCCAGACACCCACGCTGGGGTTTTGTGTGGAGCGCCATGATAAAATCCAGTCCTTCAAACCCGAAACCTACTGGGTGTTGCAAGCCAAG GTTACTCCCGAAAAAGACAGTTGTTTGACTCTGGAGTGGGACAGAGTCAGGATCTTTGACCGAGAAATTGCTCAGATGTTTTTGAACCTAACGAAAATGGCGAAGGAAGCCAAG gtAGAATCTGTGAGTAAAAAGGAGAAAGTGAAACAACGACCTCTCGCTCTTAATACGGTGGAAATGTTGCGGGTTGCCAGCGCTGCTTTGG GAATGGGACCACAGCATACTATGCAAATAGCTGAAAGGCTTTATACCCAAGGCTACATTAGCTACCCACGAACTGAAACAACTCATTATCCTGAAAACTTCGATTTGAAAGGCCCTTTGCGACAACAAGCGAATAATCCTTACTGGGCTGAATCC GTCAAAACATTATTGGCGGAAGGCATCAACAGGCCACGGAAAGGCCATGATGCTGGAGATCACCCTCCCATCACCCCAATGAGAGCTGCCTCTGAAGCAGAGTTAG GGAGTGATGGATGGAGGCTGTTCGAATACATTACAAGGCATTTTATCGCCACTATCAGTGCTGACTGTAAATACCTTCAAACTACTATTGCGTGCAGTGTCGCAACCGAACGTTTCACCTGCATAGGAAAGACAGTTCTTTCGCCAG GGTTTACTGAAGTGATGCCTTGGCAAAGCATCCCGTTGGAAGAGAGCCTGCCCATCTGTGACAGAGGAGACCTCTTCCCTGTGAGCGAAGTGAAGCTCCTGGAGAAGCAGACGTGCCCGCCCGATTATCTGACGGAAGCGGAACTCATTACCTTGATGGAAAAACATGGGATAG GAACGGATGCCAGCATTCCTGTCCATATCAACAACATCTGCCAACGCAACTACGTGACTGTGGAAGCGGGCCGAAGATTGAAACCTACCAACCTGGGCATAGTTTTGGTACACGGCTACTACAAAATAG ATGCGGAACTGGTGCTCCCCACCATCCGTAGCGCGGTGGAGAAGCAGCTCAACCTGATTGCTCAAGGGAAAGCCAATTTCAACCAGGTACTGGAGCACACCTTGGATATCTTCAAAAGGAAGTTCCATTACTTTGTGGATTCCATTGCTG gtatggatgagttaaTGGAAGTGTCTTTTTCACCTCTGGCTGCCACAGGGAAGCCCCTATCCCGATGCGGCAAATGTCATCGTTTTATGAAGTACATCCAG GCCAAGCCAAGCCGTCTCCACTGCTCACACTGCGACGAGACCTACAGCCTTCCCCAGAATGGGACGATCAAACTCTACAAAGAGTTGCGATGCCCTCTGGATGATTTTGAGCTGGTGCTGTGGTCTTCCGGTTCCAGGGGGAAGAGTTACCCCCTTTGCCCTTACTGTTACAATAACCCTCCTTTTAGGGATATGAAGAAAG gAATGGGTTGCAACGAATGCACCCACCCCAACTGCCAACATTCGCTGAACCTGCTTGGCATCGGCCAGTGCGTCGAGTGCGAAAGTGGGGTCTTGGTGTTGGATCCCATCTCCGGGCCCAAGTGGAAAATGGCCTGCAACAAATGCAACGTGGTGGTGCACTTCTTCGAAAACGCCCACAGGGTGCGGGTCTCGGCCGAGACGTGTGACACCTGCGACGCTGCCCTGGTGGACGTGGATTTCAACAAGGCCAAGTCGCCGCTGCCCGGCGGCGAGACCCAGCACGCCGGCTGCGTCTTCTGCGACCCCGTCTTCCAGGACCTGGTGGAATTGAAGCACGCGGCCATGAAACACCCCATGCACCGGGGCGGGCAGGGCAAGCGGCAGGGGCGAGGGAGAGGAGGCAAGGGACGGCGGCTTGGGGGCCGTCAGCCCCCGAAAAAGCCGAAAGACAAGATGGCGGCCCTCGCAGCTTATTTTGTATGA